The following proteins are encoded in a genomic region of Alistipes shahii WAL 8301:
- a CDS encoding YhjD/YihY/BrkB family envelope integrity protein yields MKFSDFLTYFTDTIFRRDVTEWRNPVVRWLVQQYRLLFYTARGLLEHGTIVRSAALTFYTLMSLVPILAVVFAVVKGFGLADGLIENLYGLFPRNPDIVDYIVNFAENALARTQGGVVAAVALVMLFWAVIRVFGSIESAFNNIWEVKVERSITRQWTDYIAVVMIVPILWIVANAVGNYAEQLLGFDDSWYFNLLSHLASMIVIWVMFTFLYIVIPNARVRFGSALMAGIVAGTIFLLFQWGYVYVQRWMTSYNAIYGSFAALPLLLIWMQTSWEILLFGGELSFAYQNIARFGEERESLLISYDQRRKVLLAVMLTVVRNFRDRGGALPADEIRERLDLPTRIVNDVLFQLVQAGQLIAVRSGDGERETAFTPAHDIASMTVYGVLEAVERSGQTTFDLGQTPELARIDRELETLKESARRSQDNVRLTDLL; encoded by the coding sequence ATGAAATTCAGCGATTTTCTGACATACTTCACCGACACGATTTTCCGGCGCGACGTCACCGAATGGCGCAACCCCGTCGTGCGGTGGCTCGTGCAGCAATACCGCCTGCTGTTCTACACGGCCCGCGGCCTGCTCGAACACGGAACCATCGTCCGTTCGGCGGCGCTCACGTTCTACACGCTGATGTCGCTGGTGCCGATTCTCGCGGTGGTATTCGCCGTGGTGAAAGGATTCGGGCTGGCCGACGGACTGATCGAAAACCTCTACGGTCTCTTCCCCCGAAACCCCGACATTGTCGACTACATCGTCAACTTCGCCGAAAACGCCCTGGCACGTACGCAGGGCGGCGTGGTGGCCGCCGTGGCGCTGGTCATGCTTTTCTGGGCCGTGATCCGGGTCTTCGGGTCGATCGAAAGCGCCTTCAACAACATCTGGGAGGTCAAGGTCGAGCGCAGCATCACCCGCCAGTGGACCGACTACATCGCCGTGGTGATGATCGTGCCGATCCTCTGGATCGTGGCCAACGCCGTGGGCAACTATGCCGAGCAGCTGCTCGGATTCGACGACAGCTGGTATTTCAACCTGCTGTCGCACCTTGCCTCGATGATCGTCATCTGGGTGATGTTCACCTTCCTCTACATCGTCATACCCAACGCCAGAGTGCGTTTCGGCAGCGCCCTGATGGCCGGCATCGTCGCCGGGACGATTTTCCTGCTCTTCCAGTGGGGCTACGTCTACGTGCAGCGGTGGATGACCTCGTACAACGCCATCTACGGCAGTTTCGCGGCCCTGCCGCTGCTGCTGATCTGGATGCAGACCTCGTGGGAGATACTCCTTTTCGGCGGCGAGCTGTCGTTCGCCTATCAGAATATCGCGCGTTTCGGCGAGGAGCGCGAATCGCTCCTGATCAGCTACGACCAGCGGCGCAAGGTGCTGCTCGCGGTGATGCTCACCGTCGTGCGGAATTTCCGCGACCGGGGCGGGGCGCTGCCTGCGGACGAGATCCGCGAACGCCTCGACCTGCCCACGCGCATCGTCAACGACGTGCTGTTCCAGCTCGTGCAGGCCGGGCAGCTGATCGCCGTGCGCAGCGGCGACGGCGAGCGGGAAACGGCCTTCACTCCGGCGCACGACATCGCGTCGATGACCGTCTACGGCGTGCTGGAGGCGGTCGAACGGTCGGGGCAGACCACTTTCGACCTCGGGCAGACGCCCGAACTGGCGCGCATCGACCGCGAACTGGAGACGCTCAAAGAGTCGGCCCGCCGGTCGCAGGACAACGTGCGGCTGACCGACCTGCTGTAA
- a CDS encoding Rossmann-like and DUF2520 domain-containing protein, translating to MKKTVIIGSGNLAEALARAVAKSELELVQIFARNAERARVVAELAATGWETRPEMLRKDADIYLIAVSDRAVAEVAATLPIPEEAAVAHTAGSVPVTAIPERFARRAVFYPMQTFTRGREADFSVIPVFLEASSPELRPELEAFARKLSGTVIWADSAQRCKVHLAAVFACNFANHMYAVGERIVRGAGLDFDVLKPLIAETAAKACDARSPLDVQTGPAVRNDFATKARHGDLLAFDLRLKNIYSTISQSIWETSKKI from the coding sequence TTGAAAAAAACCGTCATCATCGGCAGCGGGAACCTCGCGGAAGCGCTGGCCCGCGCCGTCGCCAAGAGCGAACTGGAACTCGTGCAGATTTTCGCCCGCAACGCCGAGCGGGCGCGCGTCGTTGCGGAGCTGGCCGCGACCGGCTGGGAGACGCGCCCCGAAATGCTCCGCAAGGATGCCGACATCTACCTGATCGCCGTCAGCGATCGCGCCGTGGCGGAGGTGGCCGCAACGCTCCCGATTCCCGAAGAGGCTGCGGTGGCCCACACGGCCGGAAGCGTGCCGGTCACGGCCATCCCCGAACGATTCGCCCGGCGTGCCGTTTTCTATCCGATGCAGACCTTCACCAGAGGGCGCGAAGCGGACTTTTCCGTGATCCCCGTGTTTCTCGAAGCGTCGTCGCCCGAACTGCGTCCGGAGCTGGAGGCGTTCGCCCGGAAACTCTCCGGGACGGTCATCTGGGCCGACTCGGCACAGCGCTGCAAGGTGCATCTCGCGGCGGTTTTCGCCTGCAACTTCGCCAATCACATGTATGCCGTGGGCGAACGTATCGTCCGCGGTGCGGGGCTGGATTTCGACGTGCTGAAACCGCTGATCGCCGAAACCGCGGCCAAGGCCTGCGACGCCCGTTCGCCGCTCGACGTGCAGACGGGACCCGCCGTGCGCAACGATTTCGCCACGAAGGCCCGCCACGGCGACCTGCTGGCCTTCGACCTCCGACTGAAAAACATCTACTCAACGATAAGTCAAAGCATATGGGAAACTTCAAAGAAGATATAG
- a CDS encoding lipopolysaccharide biosynthesis protein gives MLEKLAKQTAVYGISTIVVRFLSYLLTPYYTRVFGQETYGVVTDIYALIPLALTLLTMGMESSYFRFSAKAEEAGGDVKAAKRRLFATTWGVTSLAAAVFFLATAFFRDGIARMMGEAYVAHPEYVVWVGLIILFDVWACIPFSRLREQGRAMTFVGLKAMNVVLNVALAFGFGAAGLFASDFGVGWVFVANLIASVVTWLAILGTADRTVPKINWALLAAIFAYSLPLLVGGLAGTANEFIDRQLIKYLVPEGAMAQLGIYGAITKIAVVMMLFYQMYRLAAEPFFLSNFRKSDFVAMNAAALKYYVMASMLIFLGIALFRDVFALIVGRSFREGIFILPVVLGANVLTGVWLNLSFWYKREERTSLAIVVTGAGLVAIVAFGFWLIPLWGYYGAAWARLASETVMVAVSWWLNRRYYPTPYDWRRIGEYVAAALAVFAVCEALTASADNMFVSYAFNIVLFALYAAYLVRRERIDLGAMLRAFLHR, from the coding sequence ATGCTCGAAAAACTGGCCAAACAAACTGCCGTCTACGGCATCAGCACCATCGTCGTAAGGTTCCTGAGCTACCTGCTCACGCCTTACTACACCCGTGTGTTCGGGCAGGAGACCTACGGCGTCGTCACCGACATTTACGCCCTTATTCCGCTGGCGCTCACGCTGCTGACGATGGGCATGGAGTCGAGCTATTTCCGCTTTTCGGCCAAGGCCGAGGAGGCGGGCGGCGATGTGAAGGCGGCCAAGCGGCGGCTTTTCGCCACGACGTGGGGCGTCACGTCGCTCGCCGCGGCGGTGTTCTTCCTGGCGACGGCCTTTTTCCGCGACGGCATCGCCCGCATGATGGGCGAGGCGTATGTCGCGCATCCCGAATACGTCGTCTGGGTCGGCCTGATCATCCTTTTCGACGTCTGGGCCTGCATCCCCTTCTCGCGGCTGCGCGAACAGGGCCGGGCCATGACGTTCGTGGGGCTGAAAGCCATGAACGTCGTTCTGAACGTGGCGCTGGCCTTCGGGTTCGGCGCCGCCGGGCTGTTTGCCTCCGACTTCGGCGTGGGATGGGTCTTCGTCGCCAACCTGATCGCCAGCGTCGTGACGTGGCTGGCGATCCTCGGGACCGCCGACCGCACCGTTCCGAAGATCAACTGGGCGCTGCTCGCCGCGATCTTCGCCTACTCGCTGCCGCTGCTGGTGGGCGGGCTTGCCGGTACGGCCAACGAGTTCATCGACCGGCAGCTGATCAAGTACCTCGTTCCCGAGGGGGCCATGGCCCAGCTGGGCATCTACGGGGCCATCACGAAGATCGCCGTGGTGATGATGCTCTTCTACCAGATGTACCGCCTGGCCGCCGAGCCGTTCTTCCTCTCGAACTTCAGGAAATCGGACTTCGTGGCGATGAACGCCGCGGCGCTGAAATACTACGTCATGGCCTCGATGCTGATTTTCCTCGGCATCGCGCTGTTCCGCGACGTGTTTGCGCTGATCGTGGGGCGCAGTTTCCGCGAGGGTATCTTCATTCTTCCAGTGGTGCTCGGGGCCAACGTGCTGACGGGCGTGTGGCTCAACCTCTCGTTCTGGTACAAGCGCGAGGAGCGCACTTCGCTGGCCATCGTCGTCACGGGTGCGGGACTGGTCGCCATCGTCGCTTTCGGGTTCTGGCTCATCCCGCTGTGGGGCTACTACGGGGCCGCGTGGGCGCGCCTGGCGAGCGAAACGGTGATGGTCGCCGTCAGCTGGTGGCTCAACCGCCGCTATTACCCGACGCCCTACGACTGGCGGCGCATCGGCGAATACGTCGCCGCGGCGCTCGCGGTTTTCGCCGTTTGCGAGGCTTTGACCGCCTCTGCGGACAATATGTTTGTAAGCTATGCGTTTAATATAGTGCTCTTTGCGTTGTATGCCGCCTACCTCGTCCGCCGCGAGCGGATCGACCTGGGGGCGATGCTGCGCGCATTCCTGCACAGGTAA
- a CDS encoding peptidylprolyl isomerase — translation MQKRLFPRIAAAASALLLLAACGQSRPEGPAEVLLHTTAGDIRIELDGRTPLHRDNFLKLTREGFFDSVLFHRVIADFMIQAGDPASRRAPAGTMLGESDAGYLIPAEIVYPALAHTRGALAAARTSDEVNPERKSSGSQFYIVWGKPFDGATLDRIQQSVTAATNGEIVIPDSLRTIYETTGGTPFLDGQYTVFGRVTEGLEIVEAIQGVATDSVGRPLEDVRIIRAEAVRK, via the coding sequence ATGCAGAAACGACTTTTCCCCAGAATCGCAGCCGCGGCTTCGGCCCTCCTGCTCCTCGCCGCCTGCGGCCAGTCCCGTCCGGAAGGCCCGGCCGAGGTGTTGCTGCATACCACGGCGGGCGACATTCGCATCGAACTCGACGGGCGGACGCCCCTTCACCGGGACAATTTCCTGAAACTGACCCGCGAAGGGTTTTTCGATTCGGTGCTGTTCCACCGTGTGATCGCCGATTTTATGATCCAGGCGGGCGATCCCGCCTCGCGCCGCGCCCCGGCGGGCACGATGCTGGGCGAGTCCGATGCGGGCTACCTGATTCCCGCCGAGATCGTCTATCCGGCGCTGGCGCATACGCGCGGCGCGCTGGCCGCGGCCCGGACTTCCGACGAGGTGAACCCCGAACGGAAATCCTCCGGCAGCCAGTTCTACATCGTCTGGGGCAAGCCCTTCGACGGAGCGACGCTCGACCGGATTCAGCAGAGCGTGACCGCTGCGACGAACGGGGAGATCGTGATCCCCGATTCCCTGCGGACGATCTATGAAACCACCGGCGGCACGCCGTTCCTCGACGGACAGTACACCGTTTTCGGCCGTGTGACCGAGGGGCTTGAGATCGTGGAGGCCATTCAGGGCGTGGCGACCGATTCGGTCGGCCGGCCGCTGGAGGACGTGCGGATCATCCGGGCCGAAGCGGTTCGAAAATAG
- the folK gene encoding 2-amino-4-hydroxy-6-hydroxymethyldihydropteridine diphosphokinase: protein MARVALLLGGNQGDVKRTLQTAQQLVNSRVGAVLRCSHRYESEPWGFPAAERFSNQALEVSTDLTPHEVLDACQRIERELGRNRAAEAVEKASSGAVYCSRPIDIDIIFYDDEVIGDERLTVPHPLLAEREFALVPLCEIMRQRRHPVTGATVGEMLDALRNK from the coding sequence ATGGCACGTGTGGCACTTCTTTTAGGCGGTAATCAGGGCGATGTGAAACGGACCCTGCAAACGGCGCAGCAGCTTGTCAACTCCCGTGTGGGGGCCGTGCTGCGCTGCTCTCACCGTTATGAAAGCGAGCCGTGGGGATTCCCGGCCGCGGAGCGTTTTTCGAACCAGGCGCTGGAGGTCTCCACCGACCTCACGCCGCACGAGGTGCTCGACGCCTGCCAGCGGATCGAGCGGGAACTGGGCCGCAACCGCGCCGCCGAGGCGGTCGAGAAGGCCTCTTCCGGAGCCGTCTACTGCTCGCGGCCGATCGACATCGACATCATTTTCTACGACGACGAAGTGATCGGCGACGAACGCCTCACGGTTCCCCATCCGCTGCTCGCCGAGCGGGAATTCGCGCTGGTGCCGCTTTGCGAGATCATGCGCCAGCGGCGGCATCCCGTGACGGGAGCTACCGTCGGCGAGATGCTCGACGCGCTCCGAAACAAATAG
- a CDS encoding KdsC family phosphatase, which yields MGNFKEDIARCEAFVFDVDGVMTDGGIIPTPDGDFIRRYNAKDGYALAYAIKIGYKVCIITGGRGRTLENRLRMLGIDHFYVDCMDKITAIREYMAGQGLDPANVIYMGDDIPDLDCMREVGLPVCPADAAAEVIEASRYVSEFRGGEGAVRDIVEQVLRARGDWARDSQGVTPSSFAASR from the coding sequence ATGGGAAACTTCAAAGAAGATATAGCGCGCTGCGAAGCCTTCGTCTTCGACGTCGACGGCGTGATGACCGACGGTGGCATCATCCCCACGCCCGACGGCGACTTCATCCGCCGCTACAACGCCAAGGACGGCTATGCGCTGGCCTACGCGATCAAGATCGGCTACAAGGTCTGCATCATCACCGGCGGCCGGGGCCGGACGCTCGAAAACCGCCTCCGGATGCTCGGTATCGACCATTTCTACGTCGACTGCATGGACAAGATCACGGCCATCCGCGAATACATGGCGGGCCAGGGGCTCGATCCGGCCAACGTGATCTACATGGGCGACGACATCCCCGATCTGGATTGCATGCGCGAAGTGGGCCTTCCGGTCTGCCCGGCGGACGCGGCGGCGGAGGTGATCGAGGCGTCGCGTTACGTCTCGGAGTTCCGGGGCGGCGAAGGGGCCGTGCGCGACATCGTCGAGCAGGTGCTCCGCGCCCGCGGCGACTGGGCGCGCGACTCGCAGGGTGTCACGCCCTCGTCGTTCGCGGCGTCGCGGTAA
- a CDS encoding ATP-binding protein, translating to MRFADITGQEDLKRHLTLSVDAGRVSHAQLFTGTAGSGALAVAVAYVQYLCCRHRSGGDSCGECPDCRQIAALAHPDLHLVFPVNKQGKKSGEVMRSDEFLPQFRALFAERGGYFSPQDWYDRLDLGKTLKGMIAAREADEIIRKLSFKSFEADYKTMLIWLPEAMNEEAANKILKILEEPWDRTLFILVCEHPDRLLPTIVSRTQEVCVPRIAPDVLERVAQQRGVADPLQARNMARLAGGDLLELGHLVAGESDAMRKEHFDLFCSLMRLSYNDRHLELVAWAEDAAQLTREQQRAFLRDAARLLRESFMLHAGIREVSYLWGEELAFCSKFAPFVGPRNIEPLIAEIESAAAQIAQNGNPTIVFTHFALSVSKMIKHL from the coding sequence ATGCGTTTTGCGGACATTACAGGACAGGAGGATTTGAAACGGCATCTGACGCTGTCGGTCGATGCCGGTCGCGTGAGCCATGCCCAGCTCTTCACGGGTACGGCGGGTTCCGGGGCGCTGGCCGTGGCCGTGGCCTATGTCCAGTATCTCTGCTGCCGCCACCGCTCGGGCGGCGACTCGTGCGGCGAATGTCCCGACTGCCGACAGATCGCGGCGCTGGCGCACCCCGACCTGCATCTGGTTTTCCCGGTCAACAAACAGGGCAAGAAGTCGGGAGAGGTGATGCGCAGCGACGAGTTCCTGCCGCAGTTCCGCGCGCTGTTCGCCGAGCGCGGGGGCTACTTCTCGCCGCAGGACTGGTATGACCGCCTCGACCTGGGCAAGACGCTCAAAGGCATGATCGCGGCCCGCGAGGCCGACGAGATCATCCGCAAACTGTCGTTCAAGAGTTTCGAGGCCGACTATAAGACCATGCTGATCTGGCTTCCGGAGGCGATGAACGAGGAGGCCGCGAACAAGATCCTCAAGATTCTGGAGGAGCCGTGGGACCGCACGCTTTTCATCCTGGTCTGCGAACATCCCGACCGCCTGCTGCCGACGATCGTTTCGCGTACGCAGGAGGTCTGCGTGCCGCGCATCGCGCCCGACGTGCTGGAGCGGGTGGCGCAGCAGCGGGGCGTGGCCGATCCGCTGCAAGCCCGCAACATGGCGCGCCTGGCAGGCGGCGATTTGCTGGAACTGGGCCATCTGGTGGCGGGCGAGAGCGATGCGATGCGCAAGGAGCATTTCGACCTTTTTTGCAGCCTCATGCGTTTGAGCTACAATGACCGGCACCTCGAACTGGTCGCCTGGGCCGAAGATGCCGCGCAGCTCACCCGCGAGCAGCAGCGGGCGTTTCTGCGCGATGCGGCGCGGCTTTTGCGCGAGAGCTTCATGCTCCATGCCGGTATCCGCGAGGTCAGCTATCTCTGGGGCGAGGAGCTGGCTTTCTGTTCGAAATTCGCCCCTTTCGTCGGCCCGCGGAATATCGAGCCGCTGATCGCCGAGATCGAGAGCGCCGCCGCGCAGATTGCGCAGAACGGCAATCCGACGATCGTATTCACCCATTTTGCCCTCTCGGTGAGCAAGATGATAAAACATTTGTGA